Proteins encoded by one window of Clostridium bornimense:
- a CDS encoding tetratricopeptide repeat-containing diguanylate cyclase, translated as MINGISGIEEIIEGLEVRPRYILNIEKLVFLKNKCKTIVKNINDDKELFKIYYLMGLLERSFVEYEKAIIKFKKALEYAWKIDDKIWCARNFVNIGMIYSKIKDDENSQKYLKLGFDLIKNHDDLDETLIIHIQSILKNKYEKYNKDKLEKELERLFDYISEGNKKEYGYYCIIIGTRYIELLNNYTMGMKCLLKALEIAETYKLIEVKCIVMYNIGVSYYDGMHKYKEAIRYLEPIVYNSQYEFMDINLRCSSAVTLVESYIYTNEFQNVDFCINYIINNKAKLSKFVKDSIEAMILYLKASIGFARGDNFNEALKYAMRAQESYNINVDTFAFSHFDFNLIMLIGKIYFALQDYEKSIETYKEAICIGQRWGHSYEMKAYEALADSYEKIEDYNNALKYYKKYDKLFEEYAEMENMELVHKEFEKVAMDERIKELSEINEIIERELYVDSLTSLFNRKYLNNVIKDNGEVRRISVMMLDIDYFKLYNDNYGHIMGDEVLEKVAKTIKSCCNEESDKAIRYGGEEFLILSYTENVNYIEGLRDKIKESLYSVNIEHKYSKVSDRVTISIGISNGVTNNKNDYLRLIEEADKDLYNEKRHRSFKDGI; from the coding sequence ATGATAAATGGTATCAGTGGTATAGAGGAAATAATTGAAGGATTAGAAGTAAGGCCACGTTATATATTAAATATAGAAAAGTTAGTTTTCTTAAAAAATAAGTGTAAAACAATTGTAAAGAATATTAATGATGATAAAGAATTATTTAAGATATATTATTTAATGGGATTATTGGAAAGAAGTTTCGTAGAATATGAAAAAGCTATAATAAAATTTAAAAAAGCTTTAGAGTACGCATGGAAAATTGATGATAAAATTTGGTGTGCTAGGAATTTTGTTAATATAGGAATGATATATAGTAAGATTAAGGATGATGAGAATTCTCAAAAATATTTAAAATTAGGATTTGACTTAATAAAGAATCATGATGATTTAGATGAAACATTAATCATACATATTCAATCTATATTAAAAAATAAGTATGAAAAATATAACAAGGATAAATTGGAAAAAGAGTTAGAGCGGTTATTTGACTATATCAGTGAAGGTAATAAAAAAGAATATGGATATTATTGTATAATTATAGGTACAAGATACATAGAATTACTAAATAATTATACTATGGGTATGAAGTGCTTATTGAAAGCTTTAGAGATAGCTGAAACTTATAAACTTATAGAAGTAAAATGTATAGTTATGTATAACATAGGCGTTAGTTATTATGATGGAATGCATAAATATAAGGAAGCAATAAGATATTTAGAGCCAATAGTGTATAATTCTCAATATGAATTCATGGATATTAATTTAAGATGTTCATCAGCAGTAACATTGGTAGAATCGTATATATATACTAATGAATTTCAGAATGTAGATTTTTGTATAAATTACATAATTAACAATAAGGCTAAACTAAGTAAATTCGTTAAAGATAGTATAGAAGCAATGATTCTATACTTAAAGGCATCTATAGGATTTGCAAGAGGAGATAACTTCAATGAAGCATTGAAATATGCAATGAGAGCACAAGAAAGTTACAATATAAATGTAGATACCTTTGCATTTAGCCATTTTGATTTTAATTTAATTATGCTTATAGGAAAGATATATTTTGCATTACAAGACTATGAAAAATCTATAGAGACGTATAAAGAAGCTATTTGCATAGGTCAAAGGTGGGGACACTCATATGAAATGAAGGCATATGAAGCATTAGCAGATTCATATGAAAAAATCGAAGACTATAATAATGCATTAAAATATTATAAGAAATATGATAAGTTATTTGAAGAATATGCTGAGATGGAGAATATGGAATTAGTTCATAAAGAATTTGAAAAGGTAGCTATGGATGAAAGAATAAAAGAATTGTCAGAAATTAATGAAATCATAGAAAGAGAATTGTATGTAGATTCATTAACATCTTTGTTTAATAGAAAGTATTTAAATAACGTCATAAAAGATAATGGTGAAGTTCGTAGAATTTCGGTAATGATGTTAGATATAGATTATTTTAAACTTTACAATGACAACTATGGGCATATAATGGGTGATGAAGTTTTAGAAAAGGTGGCTAAGACTATTAAGTCATGTTGCAATGAAGAAAGTGATAAGGCTATAAGATATGGTGGAGAGGAATTTTTAATATTATCATATACTGAGAATGTTAATTATATTGAAGGATTGAGAGATAAGATAAAAGAAAGTTTATATAGTGTGAATATTGAACATAAATATTCAAAAGTTAGTGATAGAGTTACTATAAGTATTGGTATAAGTAATGGTGTTACTAATAATAAAAATGATTATTTAAGATTAATTGAGGAAGCGGATAAAGATTTATATAACGAAAAGAGACATCGCAGTTTTAAGGATGGTATATAG